The genome window AAATATTTATCAATCTGTTAAAGGGATGACAGCAGCCGAAGCTACTTGTAGAGAAGGTGGAGTAATAATAATGATTGCGGCTTGTAATGATGGTCATGGTGGTCAATCTTTTTATGAAAATGTGGCAAATGCAGATTCTCCAAAACAACTTTTAGATAAAATTAGAAGTGTCAGCAGATTAAACACAATTCCAGACCAATGGGAATTTCAGATACTAGCAAGAATACTATCTAAATATACTGTAATAATGGTAACAGATAAATGTAATCCTGAAATGATAAAAAAAATGCATATGAAACATGCATTTAATTTTAGAGAAGCTTTAGAAATGGCAACTAGTATAGTTGGTAAAGAGAGTAAAGTAGTAGTTATACCTGATGGAGTTTCAGTTATAGTTAAATAAAAAAGGAGTGTACTTTATGGAAATTTTGACATGTATTAAACAAGTGCCTGGAACAACTTCAGTAGAAGTTGATGAAACTACAGGAGTACTAAAGAGAGATGGAGTAGATTCAAAAATGAATCCTTATGACTTATATGCTTTAGAAACAGCACTTAGAATAAAACAAAAGAAAGGAGCTAATCTAAAAGTACTTAGCATGGGTCCTCCTCAAGCAAAGAAGGTAATTAAAGAAAGCTTTATGATGGGAGCTGATGAAGGAGCATTAATAAGTGATAGGAGATTTGGAGGGGCAGATGTATTGGCTACTTCTTATACCATATCACAAGGTATTAAGAAGATGGGAAGAGTAGACTTGATAATTTGTGGAAAACAAACTACTGATGGTGATACAGCACAGGTTGGACCTGAAGTAGCTGAGTTTTTAGATATACCTCATGTTACTAATGTTACAAAATTAATTGATGTTAAAGATGAAAGTATAGTTGTTGAAATAGATATGCCAAATGATTTACAAGTATGTGAGATTGAATATCCATGTTTAATAACTGTAGAAAAAGATATTTTTCAACCAAGACTACCTTCATTTAAATTAAAATTAGATACTAAAGATAGAAAAATACCTGTATATAGCCTAGATGATTTTGAAGATAAAGACGAAAATAATTATGGGCTCAATGGTTCTCCTACTCAAGTTGTAAGAATATTTCCTCCAAAGCCAAACACAGATAAAAATATTGTGAGAGGAAATGCAGATGAACTAAGTTCTGCGCTTGTAAATAAATTAGAGGAATTAAAATTAGTGTAAGGAGGAGTAATAAATGTCAAAGATAGTTGTAAATCAAGATAAAATAACTGACTTAAAGGGAGTATTAGAAATATGTCCTTTTGGGGCTATAGAAGAAAAGTCAGGTATAGTAGAGATAAGTGCTGGCTGTAAGATGTGTAAGTTATGTGTCAAAAGTGGACCAAAAGGTGCATTTGAATTTATAGAGAGTAGTAAAGTACAACTTAATAAAGATGAATGGAGGGGAGTTGCAGTATATGTTGAACATCACAATGGAAATATACATCCTGTAACGTATGAGCTTATAGGTAAGGCTCGTGAGATGGCATCAAAAATAAAACAACCTGTGTATTGTGTGTTTGTGGGAAAAGACATAAGAGATAAGTGCAGTAATTTAATTTCTTATGGTGTGGATGAGGTATTTATATATGATGAAGATGAATTTAAAGATTTTAGAATAGAACCATATTCAAAAGCAATAGAAAACTTCATAAATAAAATAAAACCAACAATAATGTTAGTTGGTGGAACTACACTAGGTAGGTCATTGGCTCCAAGACTTGCTGCTAGATTTAGAACAGGTCTTACAGCAGATTGTACAATACTTGATATTCAATCAAATACAGATTTAGACCAAATAAGACCTGCTTTTGGCGGAAATATAATGGCTCATATAAATACACCAAATAATAGACCACAATTTGCAACTGTAAGGTATAAAATATTTTCAGTACCAGAAAAAGTAGAAAATGCAACGGGTAAAGTAACATTATGTGAAATAGAAAAAAATGAGTTGAAATCTAAGATTAAAGTACTAAGTGTAAAAGAAAAAAATAAAGAAGTGGGTCTTGAAGAAGCTGAAGTAATAATAGTAGCGAGTAGAGCAATAAAAAAACAAGAAGATATGGAGATGATATATAAATTAGCTGATAAGTTAAATGCTCAAGTTGCAGGAACAAGACCTGTAATAGAAGCAGGTTGGATAGATGCTAAAAGACAAATAGGTCTTAGTGGTAGAACTGTAAAGCCTAAGCTTATAATAACTTGTGGTGTATCTGGAGCTGTTCAATTTGTTGCAGGGATGCAGGGTGCTGACTATATAGTAGCCATAAATAAAGATGATAAGGCACCTATACTTGATGTAGCACATCTAGCCTTAATAGGAGATATTTACGATATTATTCCTAAATTGATTGAAAAGATAGAAAATAAAAAAGATGATAATCAAAATTATATAGCATCAGCAGCTAAATAGGGGGATAGAAATGTATAAAT of Clostridioides sp. ES-S-0054-01 contains these proteins:
- a CDS encoding electron transfer flavoprotein subunit alpha: MSKIVVNQDKITDLKGVLEICPFGAIEEKSGIVEISAGCKMCKLCVKSGPKGAFEFIESSKVQLNKDEWRGVAVYVEHHNGNIHPVTYELIGKAREMASKIKQPVYCVFVGKDIRDKCSNLISYGVDEVFIYDEDEFKDFRIEPYSKAIENFINKIKPTIMLVGGTTLGRSLAPRLAARFRTGLTADCTILDIQSNTDLDQIRPAFGGNIMAHINTPNNRPQFATVRYKIFSVPEKVENATGKVTLCEIEKNELKSKIKVLSVKEKNKEVGLEEAEVIIVASRAIKKQEDMEMIYKLADKLNAQVAGTRPVIEAGWIDAKRQIGLSGRTVKPKLIITCGVSGAVQFVAGMQGADYIVAINKDDKAPILDVAHLALIGDIYDIIPKLIEKIENKKDDNQNYIASAAK
- a CDS encoding electron transfer flavoprotein subunit beta/FixA family protein → MEILTCIKQVPGTTSVEVDETTGVLKRDGVDSKMNPYDLYALETALRIKQKKGANLKVLSMGPPQAKKVIKESFMMGADEGALISDRRFGGADVLATSYTISQGIKKMGRVDLIICGKQTTDGDTAQVGPEVAEFLDIPHVTNVTKLIDVKDESIVVEIDMPNDLQVCEIEYPCLITVEKDIFQPRLPSFKLKLDTKDRKIPVYSLDDFEDKDENNYGLNGSPTQVVRIFPPKPNTDKNIVRGNADELSSALVNKLEELKLV